One window of Acyrthosiphon pisum isolate AL4f unplaced genomic scaffold, pea_aphid_22Mar2018_4r6ur Scaffold_106;HRSCAF=481, whole genome shotgun sequence genomic DNA carries:
- the LOC115034546 gene encoding uncharacterized protein LOC115034546 — MPVIQPPNNECSEQNESIGNISESEEDNIDNNPIEDNPNDSNSSFAEPNTQQWISSTKSSSFQKKQRSVGLEEVNKAALDFFAKKKKSDHPVEDVDLCFFKSLLPDMKLMNPEQKRRFKVGVTNTKRIFNYR; from the coding sequence ATGCCAGTTATACAGCCCCCAAATAATGAATGTAGTGAGCAAAACGAAAGTATTGGTAATATTTCCGAAAGTGAAGAAGACAACATTGACAATAATCCAATTGAAGATAACCCAAATGATTCAAATTCAAGTTTCGCTGAACCAAATACACAACAATGGATCTCTAGTACCAAAAGTTCatcttttcaaaaaaaacaacGTTCAGTAGGACTAGAAGAAGTAAATAAGGCAGCTTTAGATTTTTTCGCAAAAAAAAAGAAGTCAGATCATCCTGTAGAAGATGTGGATTTATGTttctttaaaagtttattaCCGGATATGAAACTTATGAATCCTGAACAAAAAAGGCGTTTTAAAGTTGGAGTGACGAATAcaaaaagaatttttaattacaggtaa
- the LOC103310801 gene encoding protein ANTAGONIST OF LIKE HETEROCHROMATIN PROTEIN 1-like yields the protein MWKTIADRYNELWNLPNCVGSIDGKHIRIKAPVNSGSSFFNYKGYFSIVLMATADADGKFITIDVGEYGRNSDSKVFKESAFGQLLFKKKLNLPENACLPHEENDPTFPYYFVADEAFPLLDNVMRPYPRRSLTNTKRIFNYRLSNGRKSVECAFGMMASKFRILERPINFKTEKIEIVIKAICVLHNLIRVHDAITADVAKMYRQVFMSPDDSELQRILYRASPDQPLKHYKLKTVTYGTKSASFLATRCL from the exons ATGTGGAAAACTATTGCTGATCGATATAATGAGCTATGGAATTTGCCAAACTGTGTTGGTAGTATAGATGGCAAGCACATACGAATTAAGGCACCTGTAAATTCAGGATCgtcatttttcaattacaaaggatatttttcaattgttttaatgGCTACAGCAGACGCTGATGGAAAGTTTATCACTATTGATGTAGGAGAATATGGTCGGAACAGTGACTCAAAAGTTTTTAAAGAATCTGCATTTGgtcaattattgtttaaaaaaaaactcaaccttCCCGAAAATGCTTGTTTGCCACACGAAGAAAATGATCCAACATTTCCCTATTACTTCGTTGCAGATGAGGCATTTCCCCTACTCGACAACGTTATGAGACCATATCCAAGACGTTCATTGACGAATAcaaaaagaatttttaattacag attatccAACGGTCGTAAGTCAGTGGAGTGTGCGTTTGGAATGATGGCATCTAAATTTAGAATATTGGAACGACCcatcaattttaaaactgaaaaaattgaaatagtgATAAAAGCTATATGCGTTTTGCATAACTTGATTCGAGTGCATGATG CCATTACCGCAGATGTTGCAAAAATGTATAGGCAGGTTTTCATGTCCCCCGATGACAGTGAATTGCAACGAATTTTATATAGAGCTAGTCCTGATCAACCGTTGAAGCATTATAAGCTAAAAACAGTTACATACGGCACTAAATCAGCTTCATTTCTGGCCACTCGCTGTTTG